A genomic window from Candidatus Bathyarchaeota archaeon includes:
- a CDS encoding molybdopterin dinucleotide-binding protein, with protein sequence MPKMDVMIQSGRSIIQGRGKEMGKLSDVYIKDVTEVKMHSQDMEALGIEPNTNVKLTTQFGSVVLRAVQTDELPGPKYVFISYGPWVNYIVDYRTHGTGMPSIKWVEGQIEPAPTEKVLTIDEVLADLRTE encoded by the coding sequence TTGCCTAAAATGGATGTTATGATTCAAAGTGGTCGAAGCATTATTCAAGGTCGAGGCAAAGAGATGGGAAAACTCTCCGACGTCTACATCAAAGATGTCACGGAAGTAAAAATGCATTCCCAAGACATGGAAGCTCTTGGCATCGAACCAAATACCAACGTTAAACTTACAACCCAATTCGGTAGCGTGGTTTTGCGCGCTGTCCAAACTGATGAACTTCCTGGACCAAAATATGTGTTTATCAGTTATGGTCCATGGGTAAACTATATTGTGGATTACAGAACCCACGGAACAGGTATGCCTTCAATCAAATGGGTTGAAGGTCAAATTGAACCTGCACCGACTGAAAAAGTTCTCACTATCGACGAAGTACTAGCTGACCTACGAACAGAGTAA
- a CDS encoding formylmethanofuran dehydrogenase subunit A: protein MKELIIKNGLVYDPLNKINGEKMDICIRDDKIVESVSDKAEVIDASGMLVMPGGVDLHSHIAGGEVDTARMLRPEDHYQDYEYKTAITHSGVGYSLPTTYTTGYRYSRMGYTTVMTPSAVALQARHVHEELKDTPMLDSGIFTLLGDWWFSLEHIRDGLLEKNAAHLAWMLNSSKAYAIKVVNPGGLESWGFGRNVRGIDDEVPNFGITPREIVRGLIKANTLLNLPHSIHLHCNRLGQPGNSAVTLETMKAVENLAKDDKPIMHITHVQFNAYGGEDWSTFKSGAEELSKYMNNHNHVTMDMGQVTFTDTTTMTADGPAQFGLYNVTGNKWVNHDVGVETAGGIVPIKYKRSSPVNGLQWSIGLEMALLVKDPWKIFMTTDHPNGGPFTLYPKVITWLMSKDAREKVLKKIHRQAKRKSLLPTIDRELTLYELAVMTRAGTAKVLGMKQKGHLGVGADADVAIYNINPEQVDIAKKYLTFRKALKKAAYTIKGGEIVVKDGKVVKEVFGNVHHLNIETKMPADAYGDLQARFKEYVTVEYENYPIQDGFVHNPISIPVKAGV, encoded by the coding sequence TTGAAAGAACTAATAATTAAAAACGGATTAGTTTATGACCCCCTGAATAAAATAAACGGAGAAAAAATGGACATCTGCATCAGAGATGACAAAATCGTCGAATCTGTTAGCGACAAAGCAGAAGTCATTGACGCTTCTGGCATGCTTGTTATGCCTGGAGGTGTAGACCTTCATAGCCACATAGCCGGTGGAGAAGTAGACACCGCTCGTATGCTGCGACCGGAAGATCACTACCAAGACTATGAATACAAAACTGCAATAACACATTCAGGTGTGGGATATTCTCTTCCTACTACTTACACAACAGGTTATCGTTATTCTCGAATGGGATACACAACCGTTATGACTCCTTCTGCTGTTGCCCTTCAAGCACGTCATGTTCATGAAGAACTTAAAGACACACCGATGCTTGATAGTGGAATTTTCACATTATTAGGTGACTGGTGGTTCAGTTTAGAACACATCCGAGATGGATTACTTGAAAAAAACGCGGCTCACCTTGCATGGATGCTTAACTCTTCTAAAGCATATGCAATCAAAGTAGTTAATCCCGGAGGCTTAGAATCGTGGGGCTTTGGACGAAACGTACGAGGAATTGATGACGAAGTTCCAAATTTTGGAATCACTCCCCGAGAAATTGTTAGAGGATTAATTAAAGCCAATACTTTGCTTAATTTGCCTCATTCTATTCATCTTCATTGTAACCGGCTAGGTCAGCCTGGAAACAGTGCAGTTACTTTAGAGACAATGAAAGCAGTAGAAAACTTGGCTAAAGACGACAAACCAATCATGCACATCACTCACGTCCAGTTTAATGCTTATGGCGGTGAAGACTGGTCAACTTTCAAGTCTGGTGCAGAAGAACTTTCAAAATACATGAACAATCATAATCACGTAACCATGGATATGGGTCAAGTAACATTTACTGATACGACAACAATGACTGCTGATGGTCCTGCCCAGTTTGGCTTGTACAATGTAACAGGAAACAAGTGGGTAAACCATGACGTTGGAGTAGAAACAGCTGGTGGTATTGTTCCAATAAAGTATAAACGCTCCAGTCCAGTAAACGGTTTACAATGGTCAATTGGCTTGGAAATGGCTCTTTTAGTTAAAGACCCTTGGAAAATTTTTATGACCACCGATCACCCGAATGGTGGACCATTTACTTTGTATCCTAAGGTAATTACTTGGTTAATGAGCAAAGATGCACGTGAGAAAGTATTAAAGAAAATTCACCGACAAGCAAAACGAAAAAGCTTGTTGCCCACAATCGACCGTGAACTCACATTATATGAACTAGCTGTTATGACTCGTGCAGGGACTGCAAAGGTTCTTGGAATGAAACAGAAAGGTCATCTCGGGGTTGGAGCTGATGCAGATGTTGCAATCTACAACATTAATCCTGAACAAGTAGACATTGCCAAGAAATACTTGACTTTCCGAAAAGCTCTGAAGAAAGCAGCTTACACAATCAAAGGCGGCGAAATTGTAGTAAAAGACGGAAAAGTTGTCAAAGAGGTATTCGGTAATGTTCATCACCTTAACATTGAAACCAAAATGCCTGCAGATGCATATGGCGACCTTCAAGCAAGATTCAAAGAATACGTGACCGTAGAATACGAAAACTATCCAATTCAGGACGGATTTGTACATAATCCAATTTCTATACCAGTTAAAGCGGGGGTATAA
- a CDS encoding formylmethanofuran dehydrogenase subunit C, with amino-acid sequence MVTLKPKFVSKYPIEGRSITPDVFAGKTIKEVSELEAWEGNRKLTLADLFEISDDTDSKDMIKIVGDASKVRNVGMNMTSGKILVDGEIGWHVGEMMRGGSIVVTGNTGSWAGSQMKGGTIEIKGDTGDYIGSAYRGSDKGMTGGTVIVHGNAGNEIGNNMKGGLIKVMGTVGIFAGVHMHGGTILIQGESARRAGGHMTGGKIILMGKTEDVLPSFSIEEIKKSVKVEGEKVVGPFYLFEGDMAADGKGKLYISQPNNPQLSSYEKYLE; translated from the coding sequence ATGGTAACTTTAAAACCTAAATTTGTTTCAAAATATCCAATTGAAGGAAGAAGTATAACTCCTGACGTTTTTGCAGGAAAAACAATCAAAGAAGTCAGCGAACTAGAAGCATGGGAAGGAAACCGAAAACTAACCCTTGCTGACCTATTCGAAATTTCCGATGATACAGACTCAAAAGACATGATAAAAATTGTAGGCGATGCAAGCAAAGTGCGAAACGTTGGAATGAACATGACCTCCGGAAAAATACTTGTCGACGGAGAAATTGGTTGGCACGTTGGTGAAATGATGCGTGGTGGTTCAATAGTAGTGACAGGTAACACTGGTTCATGGGCAGGTTCCCAAATGAAAGGTGGAACAATCGAAATCAAAGGTGATACAGGTGATTACATCGGTTCTGCTTACAGGGGAAGCGATAAAGGCATGACCGGGGGAACAGTTATTGTTCATGGAAACGCAGGAAACGAAATTGGCAACAACATGAAAGGTGGATTAATCAAAGTAATGGGAACTGTTGGCATATTCGCTGGTGTTCACATGCACGGTGGAACTATCTTGATTCAAGGCGAATCAGCAAGACGTGCAGGAGGACACATGACTGGTGGCAAAATTATTCTAATGGGCAAAACTGAAGACGTTTTGCCGTCATTTTCCATTGAAGAAATCAAAAAATCTGTAAAAGTTGAGGGCGAAAAGGTAGTTGGTCCCTTTTATCTTTTTGAGGGTGATATGGCCGCTGACGGAAAAGGAAAACTATACATTTCCCAACCAAATAATCCACAACTAAGTTCATACGAAAAATATCTAGAATAA
- a CDS encoding methenyltetrahydromethanopterin cyclohydrolase — protein MTNLKLCVNQLAYNLAMELCGNANEYGVVVKKTTSGAILIDAGIEAKGGYAAGKVITEICLGGLGTAEIVYKNYDDLDIPSILVHTDYPAISTLGSQFAGWQIKADKYTAMGSGPARALSLKPKELYEKIAYTDNSDVAVLVLETSTEPTEEAITKICDACNVDPNNLVLVLVPTSCIAGSVQISGRIVETGLHKLTELGFDPKLVSHGCGYAPIAPVHPKSAQAMGRTNDAIIYAGTAYYTVNAEDEEALKELLEKAPASKSKGYGQPFMKIFKEADYDFYKIDPGLFAPAVFVINNAATGKTFRAGKVDIEVFKSSIKLQD, from the coding sequence TTGACAAACTTAAAACTTTGCGTTAATCAACTAGCATATAATCTAGCAATGGAACTTTGTGGCAACGCCAACGAATATGGTGTTGTAGTAAAAAAAACTACTTCAGGCGCTATCTTGATCGATGCTGGAATCGAAGCAAAAGGCGGTTACGCTGCAGGAAAAGTCATTACGGAAATTTGTCTGGGTGGCTTAGGAACAGCCGAAATTGTTTACAAAAACTATGATGATCTTGACATTCCATCTATTCTAGTTCATACCGATTATCCTGCAATTTCAACTTTAGGCTCCCAGTTTGCAGGCTGGCAAATCAAAGCAGATAAGTACACTGCAATGGGATCTGGACCTGCCCGAGCCTTATCTCTTAAACCCAAAGAATTGTACGAAAAAATTGCTTACACTGACAATTCAGATGTTGCTGTTCTTGTTCTGGAAACATCAACCGAGCCAACTGAAGAAGCAATAACCAAAATCTGTGATGCATGTAACGTAGATCCAAATAATCTGGTTTTAGTCCTTGTACCTACCAGTTGTATTGCAGGTTCTGTTCAAATTTCTGGAAGAATCGTTGAAACTGGTTTGCACAAACTAACTGAACTCGGATTTGACCCTAAACTTGTTAGTCATGGTTGCGGTTATGCTCCAATAGCACCTGTGCACCCTAAATCTGCTCAGGCTATGGGACGAACAAACGACGCAATAATCTATGCTGGTACCGCTTACTACACAGTGAACGCTGAAGATGAAGAAGCACTAAAAGAACTATTAGAAAAAGCTCCAGCTTCAAAATCAAAAGGTTATGGTCAACCTTTCATGAAAATTTTCAAAGAAGCTGACTATGACTTCTACAAGATTGACCCTGGATTGTTTGCTCCTGCAGTTTTCGTGATAAACAATGCTGCTACGGGTAAAACTTTCCGTGCTGGAAAAGTTGACATCGAAGTCTTTAAGAGTTCAATAAAACTTCAAGATTAA
- a CDS encoding UbiX family flavin prenyltransferase, whose product MKLTVAITGASGIIYGKRLLEELNKNKVETHLVISEAAKKIIKFELEASVDTVNELATHVHEIDDWSSPIVSGSYKTNGMVIVPCSMKTLAGIANGFAENAVLRAADVMIKEKRKLVLVPRETPISSIHLKNMLELSQQGVHIVPAMPAFYHKPENIDALVDFVVGRILDVLGIDHHLYKRWSDIKKSS is encoded by the coding sequence GTGAAGTTAACAGTAGCAATAACTGGAGCAAGCGGCATAATTTACGGCAAGCGGTTACTTGAGGAACTGAACAAAAACAAAGTTGAGACACATCTTGTGATCAGCGAAGCAGCCAAAAAAATAATCAAATTTGAACTAGAAGCCTCAGTTGATACTGTAAATGAATTGGCAACTCACGTTCACGAAATTGATGATTGGAGTTCTCCAATCGTTAGCGGTTCATACAAAACTAATGGAATGGTAATTGTTCCGTGCAGCATGAAGACATTAGCAGGTATAGCTAATGGATTTGCAGAAAATGCGGTTTTGCGCGCTGCAGACGTAATGATTAAAGAAAAAAGAAAACTAGTTCTTGTGCCACGTGAAACTCCCATAAGCAGTATTCACCTAAAAAACATGCTCGAACTATCTCAACAAGGAGTTCATATTGTTCCAGCAATGCCTGCGTTTTATCATAAACCAGAAAACATTGATGCATTAGTCGATTTTGTTGTTGGAAGAATTTTAGATGTACTGGGAATTGACCATCACTTGTACAAGCGATGGTCAGATATAAAAAAATCTAGTTAA
- a CDS encoding NAD(P)-binding domain-containing protein yields the protein MKIGLIGGTGNQGQGLALRLAMAGHEIKVGSRSLEKAQRIIDELNTNIDKVAKALELLFPENKMDWVEKKEFTTAAELELAKKNIVGMQNEDAVKDVDAVLLTVPFEYAKSTLEQLLPNMNPGTILVDVTVPLKRIGKTFVCETFPEGSGSKHLASIVPENIPVVAAYKTISAHRLIHIERPLDGVDVFIASDDKEALTKIIELTNSIRHLRGIEVGPLLCSVSLELMTAVLITINIRHKTKQTSFRVTI from the coding sequence ATGAAGATTGGACTTATTGGTGGAACCGGTAATCAAGGTCAGGGTTTGGCTCTTCGATTAGCTATGGCTGGCCACGAAATTAAAGTTGGTTCTCGTAGCCTTGAAAAAGCTCAAAGAATCATCGATGAATTAAATACAAACATAGACAAAGTAGCAAAAGCTTTGGAACTTTTGTTTCCAGAAAACAAAATGGACTGGGTCGAAAAAAAAGAATTCACAACCGCTGCTGAATTAGAACTGGCAAAAAAGAACATTGTTGGAATGCAAAACGAGGATGCAGTAAAAGATGTTGATGCAGTACTTTTGACTGTTCCGTTTGAGTATGCAAAAAGTACTCTTGAACAGCTTCTGCCTAACATGAACCCGGGAACAATCCTAGTTGATGTAACTGTTCCCTTGAAACGAATTGGAAAGACTTTTGTTTGTGAAACATTCCCTGAAGGTTCAGGTAGCAAGCACCTCGCCTCAATAGTCCCAGAAAACATACCTGTTGTTGCCGCATACAAAACAATCAGTGCTCACCGCTTAATACATATCGAACGACCTCTTGATGGTGTAGACGTTTTTATTGCCTCTGACGACAAAGAAGCCCTGACAAAAATAATTGAATTAACTAACTCTATTAGGCACCTAAGAGGAATCGAAGTTGGTCCATTATTGTGCTCAGTGAGTTTAGAGTTAATGACAGCAGTGCTGATTACAATCAACATTCGACATAAAACAAAACAAACTTCCTTCAGAGTTACTATTTAA
- a CDS encoding ABC transporter permease, with the protein MEKLVQPISGQAIYVVLLRELKRYWRAKARVISSVAQSIFFLAIFGLGLGNFVGPVGEVNYLSFMAPGVIGMGLLFGSVFSGVSIIFDRQFGFMKEMMVAPVSRTSIIIGKILGGATTATIQGIILLIIASLMGAFTLSLAFVGNAFVTIWAMLLITAGFVGLGVAIGSSLNDFHAFQLLSTFVMWPLFMLSGVFFPIDAAPFILQVAMLADPMFYGVELLRWCLLGSASTILGPLGWLISLVVVIGFNSLMISLGTFLFSRTQI; encoded by the coding sequence GTGGAAAAACTGGTACAACCAATATCTGGACAAGCAATATATGTTGTTTTATTGAGAGAACTAAAAAGGTACTGGCGAGCAAAAGCCCGAGTAATTTCATCTGTTGCTCAAAGCATATTCTTTTTAGCTATTTTCGGTTTAGGGTTAGGAAATTTTGTTGGTCCAGTTGGAGAAGTAAACTACCTTTCGTTCATGGCACCGGGAGTAATCGGCATGGGTTTATTGTTTGGCTCTGTTTTTTCGGGGGTTTCAATAATATTTGACCGCCAATTTGGTTTCATGAAAGAAATGATGGTTGCACCAGTAAGCAGAACCAGCATAATTATTGGAAAAATATTAGGGGGCGCAACTACAGCAACAATTCAAGGCATAATTCTATTAATAATCGCATCATTAATGGGAGCTTTTACCCTTTCATTAGCTTTTGTAGGTAATGCTTTTGTCACCATTTGGGCAATGCTTCTAATTACAGCCGGATTTGTTGGTCTAGGAGTAGCAATTGGCTCATCTTTGAATGATTTTCATGCATTTCAACTACTTTCAACTTTTGTAATGTGGCCATTATTCATGCTTTCAGGAGTATTTTTTCCGATCGATGCAGCTCCATTTATACTTCAAGTTGCCATGTTAGCAGACCCAATGTTTTATGGAGTCGAACTACTTCGATGGTGTTTACTTGGTTCAGCATCAACAATACTTGGACCGCTAGGTTGGTTAATCAGTCTAGTAGTTGTTATCGGTTTTAACTCGTTGATGATAAGTTTAGGAACTTTCTTGTTCTCACGGACCCAAATTTAA
- a CDS encoding ATP-binding cassette domain-containing protein: protein MNTIEVKDLTKVFDKGVKAVNGITFTVNKGEILGFLGPNGAGKTTTLNMLSTLLKPTSGTARINGKDVQKEADAVRRSIGYVFQDTTLDIELTGRENLDFHGRLYGLDKITREDRITEVLELVKLSDRADSLVKTYSGGMKRRLEIARGLLHHPEVLFLDEPTLGLDPQTRRSIWEHILRLNEEKKITVILTTHYTEEADFLCNQILIIDFGKVVVLDTPENLKATLKGDVVSLTVKDTNTIDKLRVQLENKEWVHKINIVASGNNYAAMSRMMHTNSDNPNETKFQNESEEDKTNQREKNLQFDGETCPRCLNLLLDNGGHRIPEIVKLAVDMEIILESVELRKPTLDDVFLSVTGRNIREQEGSLMDMLRRHRIMRQARGKPVRG from the coding sequence CTGAACACTATTGAAGTCAAAGACTTGACCAAAGTTTTCGATAAAGGTGTCAAAGCAGTAAATGGCATCACTTTCACAGTAAACAAGGGTGAAATATTGGGATTTTTAGGTCCAAACGGAGCAGGAAAAACTACTACACTTAACATGTTATCTACTTTATTGAAACCAACTAGTGGAACCGCAAGAATAAATGGCAAAGATGTTCAAAAAGAGGCAGATGCAGTACGACGAAGTATTGGATATGTATTCCAAGATACAACATTAGATATTGAATTAACCGGCAGAGAAAATTTAGATTTCCATGGACGACTTTATGGACTTGATAAGATTACACGTGAAGATAGAATTACTGAAGTTTTGGAACTAGTCAAATTATCCGACCGTGCAGATAGTTTAGTAAAAACATACAGTGGTGGAATGAAAAGAAGGCTAGAAATCGCCAGGGGTTTACTTCATCATCCTGAGGTGTTGTTTTTAGATGAACCAACTTTAGGTTTAGATCCTCAAACACGGAGGTCTATTTGGGAACATATTTTGCGGCTTAACGAAGAAAAGAAAATAACAGTTATCTTAACAACCCATTATACTGAAGAAGCAGATTTTCTTTGCAATCAAATACTCATAATTGATTTTGGAAAAGTTGTAGTATTAGACACCCCAGAGAATTTAAAAGCCACGTTAAAAGGAGATGTTGTCAGTTTAACCGTTAAAGACACAAACACAATCGATAAACTTCGGGTCCAGTTAGAAAATAAAGAATGGGTCCATAAAATCAACATTGTTGCTTCAGGAAATAATTATGCAGCAATGAGCCGTATGATGCACACGAATTCTGACAATCCAAATGAAACGAAATTTCAAAACGAATCTGAAGAGGATAAAACTAACCAACGTGAGAAAAATCTTCAATTTGATGGAGAAACTTGTCCCCGTTGTTTGAATTTGTTACTTGATAATGGGGGACATAGAATTCCCGAAATAGTAAAACTTGCAGTAGACATGGAGATTATTTTAGAATCTGTAGAACTTCGCAAGCCAACTTTAGATGATGTCTTTTTGTCTGTAACTGGACGGAACATACGTGAACAAGAAGGTAGTCTCATGGATATGCTAAGGCGACACAGAATAATGAGACAAGCGCGGGGAAAACCTGTTAGAGGATAA
- a CDS encoding Lrp/AsnC family transcriptional regulator — protein MDELDFKIIKKIIANCRVPFSRISNELGVSTITVIRRYNKLKAKGVIMPSVYVDIFKLGYCIRVWYMISLVSQINKSTVLEEISKIPDVVRIIKAVGEYDLLAIVAVKDFKHMFEIGEKLEKIEGIEKIEARQFLPLTDPNVPKSATHGFFNPNLLEKI, from the coding sequence ATGGACGAATTAGATTTTAAAATAATAAAAAAAATAATCGCTAATTGTAGAGTTCCATTTAGCAGGATTTCAAATGAATTAGGAGTTTCAACAATAACAGTAATTCGTCGATATAACAAGCTCAAAGCCAAGGGAGTGATTATGCCTTCAGTTTATGTTGATATTTTCAAACTCGGTTACTGTATACGTGTCTGGTATATGATTTCATTAGTGAGCCAAATCAATAAATCAACTGTTCTTGAAGAAATATCAAAAATTCCTGATGTTGTCAGGATAATAAAAGCAGTGGGAGAATACGATTTGTTGGCAATCGTTGCGGTAAAAGATTTTAAACACATGTTTGAAATTGGTGAAAAACTTGAGAAAATTGAAGGCATTGAAAAAATTGAGGCAAGACAATTTTTACCGTTAACTGATCCAAATGTACCTAAATCTGCTACTCATGGATTTTTTAATCCCAACCTTTTGGAAAAAATCTAA
- a CDS encoding Lrp/AsnC family transcriptional regulator translates to MLLEDGRKKFTDIAEICNVTTSKIKQHYYKLKEKGVIKKSTTYVNQKKLGFQGHLSVCVNVKFGQIEKFMNYARKINGATTYQVKLNGNYNVHVLIPLKNMNEIEEKTQKIKDHPTVINFKSNIWTEIELFPKNLSVLH, encoded by the coding sequence TTGCTTTTAGAAGATGGACGTAAAAAATTTACAGATATTGCAGAAATTTGCAATGTAACAACGTCAAAAATAAAACAACATTATTACAAACTAAAAGAAAAAGGCGTAATAAAGAAATCAACCACATATGTGAATCAAAAAAAACTTGGATTCCAAGGTCATTTGAGTGTTTGTGTTAATGTCAAGTTTGGTCAAATAGAAAAATTCATGAATTACGCAAGAAAAATAAACGGAGCAACAACATATCAAGTCAAACTTAACGGCAACTATAATGTGCATGTCTTAATTCCTCTGAAAAACATGAATGAAATTGAAGAAAAAACGCAAAAAATTAAGGATCACCCAACTGTTATCAACTTCAAATCAAATATCTGGACTGAAATTGAACTTTTTCCAAAAAATTTGTCAGTATTACATTAG